One window from the genome of Thermus sediminis encodes:
- a CDS encoding fuculose-1-phosphate aldolase, producing the protein MLAKVFSTFRQVGEDLFRQRLISATAGNFSVRTKEGFLITKSGVQKAHLTPEDLVEVPLEGPIPEGASVESVVHREVYRRTPAWALVHAHPRVAVALSLHLDRLLPLDLEGQLHLKEVPVLSPKSASGTEEAARAVAEALRHSRVCLLRGHGAFARGGKEKPEEALLEAYGLMTTLEESAEILFYERLWGRA; encoded by the coding sequence ATGTTAGCCAAGGTCTTTTCCACCTTTCGCCAAGTGGGTGAGGACCTCTTCCGCCAGAGGCTCATCTCGGCCACGGCGGGCAACTTCTCCGTGCGCACCAAGGAGGGCTTCCTCATCACCAAAAGCGGGGTGCAGAAGGCCCACCTGACCCCGGAGGACCTGGTGGAGGTCCCCTTGGAGGGGCCTATCCCCGAGGGGGCCAGCGTGGAGAGCGTGGTCCACCGGGAGGTGTACCGGAGGACCCCGGCCTGGGCCCTCGTCCACGCCCATCCCCGGGTGGCCGTGGCCCTCTCCCTCCACCTGGACCGCCTCCTGCCCCTGGACCTCGAGGGCCAGCTCCACCTGAAGGAGGTGCCCGTCCTCTCCCCCAAGAGCGCTTCGGGCACGGAGGAGGCCGCCAGGGCCGTGGCCGAAGCCCTTCGGCATAGCCGGGTCTGCCTCCTCAGGGGGCACGGGGCCTTCGCCCGGGGCGGGAAGGAGAAGCCGGAGGAGGCCCTTCTGGAAGCCTATGGCCTCATGACCACCTTGGAGGAGAGCGCCGAGATCCTCTTTTATGAGCGCCTGTGGGGGAGAGCATGA